The Primulina eburnea isolate SZY01 unplaced genomic scaffold, ASM2296580v1 ctg41_ERROPOS100000, whole genome shotgun sequence DNA segment TTGATCTCTTGGTAGATATGGATTGCGTTGGCTTGAAGACCAATTTTAGTATGACTGAGAAGGTTATTTCATTGTATTGGGAAGCTGGGGAGAAGGAAGACACAGTTTTGTTTGTTAAAGAGGTGTTGAGAAGAGGGATTTCCTCCTTTCCTGATGGAGAATCCGAGGGGAATAAGGGCGGCCCGGCAGGATACCTTGCATGGAAGATGATGGTAATTGCTAATACCTTGATAACTATGTTCTTGTTTTACTGTTTTGGATCAGCAATCACACTCTTATGTTGTTTTATATTTCATCTATCGTTTATGATGAATGCTTTTAGTTTGCATCGCCATGTTACTCCAACGGTTCTTGTTTTCTTGTTTTATGTTATTGAATTGAAATGGGTAGATAGTTGTGACTCGGCTGTCCTTTCTTTTTCTGTGCCTTGTAGTTGTTGCCTTGTTTGTGGTTTTGCTGGGTGGGCTGGATTTTCGTTCATGTAGTTGCTGAATTAATTTAGGGAAATTGATTTTATGGTTGAATgatttagaaaataaaaaatgcaCCGATCACTTGTTTGGGTCGTCTATATCGATTTCTTCCTCTTCGCTAATGTGCCCCAAAGTATGGTGACATGATTATATGTATCCCATACTGCTAAATATGCATTGCCACCAATTAACTTTTTCCTAGGAATTCATCAATCTCTCAAATTTTGGATGAACTGCTTTTGGCCAGAAAAGGCGTGTGCAAGACTTCCTGTGATTTTAAACCTGTTGTTAATAAACTCTTGTCCTCTAATGATGTAATGTACCTGCGTGGATGTTATGTGACCTAAATGCCGTCTCTTCCATCATGTGTATGCTGTAATTCATGGATATTCTCATAATTTCTTCGCACGTTGTTCATTTATTTATGATGGTCTTTTCTTAACACTATCGAGATGCCTTTGTCGTTTAGGAGGAGGGTAAATATGTGGATGCTGCCAAATTCGTGATTCACCTTAGAGAATCTGGTTTGAAGCCAGAGATATATAGTTATTTGATAGCAATGACTGCTCTGGTCAAAGAGCTTAACGAATTTGCTAAAGCTTTACGCAAGCTAAAGGGCTACACCAAGACTGGTCTGATCGCTCAACTAAATTCGGAACATGTTAGCCTCATTGAGAAGTATCAAGAAGATCTGTTGGCTTATGGGCTCCTTTTATCTAATTGGGTTGTTGAAGAGGGAGGCCCCTCGTTTCTTGGAATGGTACATGAGAGACTTCTGGCTATGTACGTCTGTGCTGGGCGTGGAGGTGAGGCAGAGCAACAGTTATGGGAAATGAAGCTCATCGGTAAGGAGGCTGATGCTGATATTTATGACATTGTGTTGGCTATTTGTGCTTCGCAAAAAGAGGCCGGTTCTGTAAGTCGGTTGCTTACTCGTATGGAGGTTGGCAGTTCTTTGAGGAGAAAAAAAACGTTATCTTGGTTGTTGAGAGGTTACATTAAAGGTGGTCATTTCAAGAATGCTGCTGATACAGTTATGAAAATGCTCGACCAAAGTTTGTATCCAGAATTCTTGGACAGAGCAGCTGTGCTTCAGGGGTTAAGCAGAGGGATTCAACAGCCAGGAAATGTGGATACTTACCTTACACTTTGTAAGCGTCTATCGGATGCTAATCTGATCGGCCCATGTCTCGTATATATTCACATGCGAAGATATAAGCTCTGGATTGTAAAAATGCTTTAAAAACAGTGGAAAAAGCTAGGAAAACCGCAAATCTGGTGAAGGTATAGTAGCATCGAGCTGTGACTTCTGTGGATGTTAAAATCTGCATACGCTGTATAGAGTAGATTTTGTAACACCTTGTATACGTTATCTGTGAGTATGATGAATGTCAACTCCTATTAGGAATaaggttatatatatatacatttcataaatcatacacTGCACGATCATCTTTAGGTATatgtttttaaaagtttttaaaCAGCTAAATATTAGGAATaaggttatatatatatatacatttcataaatcatacacTGCACGATCATCTTTAGgtatatgtttttaaaaaagtttttaAACAGCTAAATGCTGGTCTTTTCGGTGATcgtcaaatttttgtttttggatACCATGATCCAAAGAATGTAGATACGCAAGTCTTGTATATAATTTTTGTTGGATCCAAATATAAGGCCGAGGTTTATAGTTGTTACCTGTCCATGCACAATGGGTAAATTTTTGGGCTAACGTAATAGTTTAAAAATCACGCAAATTATGAAGATTATATTTAACAAGTTCGTTTGAAAAATTGTTAATAGgataaatcaaattcttgatcATTTGATCAAACGTTTATTTACTCACTAACTCGATCAAACGTTTATTTACTCACTAACTCAGACACTTTTTTTGACTCATTCGCTCTTTTAGTTTTGTACAAAATAGTAGGCGGTTTGAGTGGTGAAACTGAAAATGTTACATGTCGTGGCATATAAATTTGTGCGACATAAACAAAGATAATAAACTGAAAAtcctttttaattaaaaaacgaACGGTACCAAAGAGACGACTTCAGCAACTATGAGGAAAAAACAGAAACGACAGAACACGATTTTAGCTTAGCAGAAAACGCGACACTGCCTACCTACTAATTCGGTTTCCCACAAAGCCGTTGAGAAACAAGCAACTTCGTATGTTATCGTCGCCTCCTCGTTCCAGCTGAATCAACCTTTTGGTCCTATGGATATCAGCTTATCTACTGCCATGGGCTGCATTTACAAGGACCCTAATGCTCCAGTTGAAGTTAGAGTCAAAGACCTTCTCTCTCGGATGACTCTCCCTGAAAAGCTTGGCCAAATGACGCAGATCGAACGAAGTGTAGCCTCCCCTTATGCCATCAAAGACCTCTCTATAGGTCTGACATACCTTTTTACGCTTTTCTTGTATTGCTGATGAATCATGGCAAATGGGCTTCAAGTATATCTTATTTTCAGCACCTTAATTGGGTTTCAATTGTTTTAGTTTACTACCTTAATCATGGAGTATACAAAATTTAAGTTTGTATATGGTTCAATCACTATGCTTGAAGGTAAAGTTTCGACTTTGATTACATCTTGTTTTTGGGTTGGCGCACGTTGTTTTTATGTTACGCACTAAGGGATCGTTTGTATTTGTTTCTGCATATACCAAGAATTTGTAATCAGATATGGTAGATATTTTAGGACTTTCAATACCAGTTACCTTATGTTTGACGTTGATTGCATTTGTATGTCTGGTCGGTGCAGGTAGCATACTGAGTGTTGGTGGAAGTGGACCATTCGAGAATGCTAAATCTTTAGATTGGGCAGAAATGTCAAATaatttccagaagttggcattgGAATCTCGGCTCGGGATTCCTCTGTTGTATGGGACTGATGCTGTTCATGGTAATAACAATGTGTATGGTGCAACCATTTTTCCTCACAACATAGGCCTTGGAGCCACCAGGTCACTCGCTATTGAATCATGAAACCATTTATATTCTTAATGATGTTCGCATAGCTTAAAAATGTTATGACATTCATATAGAGATTCTGATTTGGCTCGGAGGATTGGGGCTGCTACAGCAATTGAAGTAAGGGCAAGTGGGGTTCACTATACTTTTGCTCCATGTGTTGCTGTAAGTTTCCGTAGTTTCAGTATTTTATGAGTCTTACTTTCGTTGCCAATGTTCTTTTGCATTCATTATTATATAAGATCTTGGAGAAAGTTAattagataaaaaaaatgaaaacttCTCAATCTGAAGTCATACTTTTTTAGACCTTTCAAATGTATGGATATGATGGGAAATGTAGAAAGTGTTTGATGTGTATCATAAGTTTCATATTTTAATCTTTTTGCCTCATTTAATTTTAATCaccaaagaaatatttttttgggcATTTGTATTAGTCAATCTAAGATCTAAACATAACATAATCATACtttgtattctatttttgtccTTACTTTTCTTATTTGACTGGAATATTGGAACTCaaattaattttctaaaatttttgaaatgagGAAAAGTTGAATATCACAGCAAATATAATAATCTAAACTGGATGATTAGTTTCTGATCATTCATGGGTGGTTGGTCATTCTGTATTAGTTTGTCTTCATGTTTGAAGATGATTTTTACAGGTGTGTAGGGATCCTAGATGGGGACGATCCTATGAAAGTTACGGTGAAGACACTCAAATTGTTAAAAACATGACCTCGATCATCACGGGTTTGCAAGGAGAACCACCCCATGGACATCCTATTGGTTACCCATTTATGGCTGGGAGGTAAAGGAACTTCAATCTATGCACCTGTATGAACCTTGCTGTGTTGTAAATAGTATCACATGATGTCAAAATTATTTTGGATTTTCTTTGAATATTCTTTCTGATATTGGATCTTTATTTCATAAGTAGTTCAATCTTGGAAGGTATACAAATTTGATGTGGAAAATTGTGATATCTTACTGGAGAGATCGTCCTTCTCAATGTTGTCTCAATATGGTAGCGAAATCTAATAGATCTTGTACTTTTAGTAGAGCACAGATGGATACTGGAGATATTATATCAATAAATTGTCTTCTTTCTGTTGTATCGCTTCATCTAGATCCTGTTTCCCTTGAAATTTTTTTGTCATCGACTTTGCTTCTTTTATCTCGTGACTTGACTGATCAGTGTGTTAAACTCCAGAAAAAATGTTGTCGCATGTGCAAAGCATTTTGTAGGAGATGGTGACACCAAGAATGGTATAAACGAGGGAGATACCATAGTATCATATGATGAACTAGAGAGGATCCACATGGCTCCTTACCTTGATTGTATTTCTCAGGGAGTATGTACTATCATGGCATCCTACTCTAGCTGGAACGGAGAAAAATTACATAGTAACCATTTTCTTCTTACTCGGATCTTGAAAGAGAAGCTTGGATTTAAGGTAGGCTGATGGATTCTATGAGTATCCCAAGCTAAGCCCCTTTTACAGTTTGTGGAAACCAGGTTTATTTATTTTGTGTCCGGAGACTGGTATTGATTATAAATTTCTGTCGGTCTCTATCTTTGATATTTGTTTTACCATAACCGCCATTCTTTTCAGAACTTTTGCTACGAAGAGGAGTGAAAAAAATGTTTGTTGCTCAATTTAACCCCTAAACATAAGCCCGTGATTGTCAGAATGAGACATTGACAGATGGACATGACACGaggcaaaataattttttataacttTTAAGGAAAATATGGACGGGACAAGAATTCTGTACATGTGTCTCTCTGTTGAATTGATGCTTGGAACCATTTTAGTTACTCAATGCATTTGAGTTCATGTGGTCGACAGTGAGATTGGGTATAAAATACGAAACTAAAGATTTGAGATTTACAAAGTGCAAGTAAAGGCACAAATTTGGATTTTAAAGAGAGAAGTTACAACGAAATCACAAATACAATAGTTGCAATATCTCAATACATCCTCGCTATTTCCTTTTTTGGCTTGCTATGATTTACCTTACTCAGTAATTCTGTCGAGTTAGCTTAATTTCCACAAACAATGAAGGGTGAGACTCTCTTGCAGGGATTTGTCATTTCTGACTCTGAAGGGCTGGACCGGCTTTCAAGTCCTCATGGATCCAACTACAGGCAGAGCATTCTGTCAGCAGTCAGTGCAGGAGTTGATATGGTAAAGGATCCCCGTCCGTTGAAATTTTAACCCAGTCTATAACAATAAACATTGTAACGTTTTTTGTGTGTTTCACCAGGTGATGGTGCCTTATCGGTTTCAATTATTTCTGGAAGATTTGATGCATCTGGTGAATTCAGGTGAGATCCCAATTGCTAGAATCAATGATGCGGTTGAAAGAATTCTGAGAGTAAAGTTCGTttctggcctctttgaacattCCATGAGTGATGAATCTTTGCTCGATGCAGTTAATTGTGAGGTGAGCTTAACAATTTTTTGTGCTTTTATATGTCCTGTTCTGATATATGCAAACGTGATTAAAGTATGAAATTCTTCACTCATGGACTCCGTACAGGTTGACTTTGCTTCTTGGCACACATTTAAAGGTGAAAGTTttataataatgttttttttaaaaataaaagattaaaaaaacaTGCTATATATTAAACTCGTTTTTGGCTGAACTTTTAATTAAAAAGACGCTTAAAAGGGAATCgagtataaaaaaaatttgatcgttGCTTGAAAGACTTAAATATAGTTCATTATTGTGTCAGTCACACAAGGTAATAGCACGTGAAGCGGTTCGAAAGTCATTAGTTCTGTTAAAGAATGGAAAGGATCTGAAGAAACCATTTCTTCCACTGGACCGAAACGCCAAACGAATTCTTGTAGTTGGAAAGCATGCTGATGATCTGGGATATCAATGTGGGGGATGGACTGCAACATGGGAGGGGAAAAGCGGTAGAATTACGACTGGTAAGTCATTTTGGGGATTCATTCATCTCCAAATAAAGCACAAGGGACACAAACTACTATTGCCCATTATATTGGTCTTGAATACCATTCAACAATTTGCATCTTGTTCTGCTTCTATAGTACCTGCATTCTTTTATCTCAAATTCTTCCGGTATAAATTGAATTTCTCTTCCATGTGGGCAAATCATGAAAGGAATTTAACTTCTTTCttattcaaaattatatttatttgatttggaATCCGTTTGCTTttcaaataaataatcaagaaCAGTTTGAAATTTGGCGTCTTATGGTCATAATTCCAAAATATATCAAAGATTGCTCATCCATAATGATTTTCTTTGGAACATGGTTCTCACTTAGTGTTAGATAGCAGAGGAATCGAACTAGTTTTTGAATTTAGCTCAATTTGAACAGAAATTATCAGCAGCATCGACATACTTTGCTTGGTTATGTGTCGTACTAGTGCGCTTTTGTGCACGTAGGCTAATATCTGGGTGTGATATTGAGTGTAATCAATACTTATACCGGTCAGATCTAGATCATGAGTATTCATCTTAgattcaattttaaattttttataacaaAAATCAAATTATGCCTGAATTCAAACTTCAAGACTACAACTTTATAGTTCACTATGTTCATGACAGGGACTACCATTTTGGATGCTATAAAAAACGCTGTTGGGCCTGAAACAGAAGTGATATACGAACAAAATCCATCTGCATCCACCTTAATTGGAAGGAATTACTCTTTCGCGATTGTGGTTGTGGGCGAAGGTCCATACGTGGAATCTGGTGGCGACAGTAAAGATCTCAAAATTCATTTCAATGGTGCCGAGCTAATAAGTCTTGTTTCTGAAGCCATTCCCACGTTAATAATCTTGATATCCGGTAGGCCTTTGGCTTTAGAACCTCGGATTTTGGAGAAGATGACTGCCCTTGTTGCTGCATGGTTACCGGGAAGTGAAGCAACCGGGATTGCTGATGTTATCTTTGGAGATCATGAGTTCCAAGGACGACTCCCGGTCACCTGGTTTAAAAATGTCGCACAAATTCCTAGTAACGCCGAAGATGAGTCATATGATCCTCTGTTTCCTGTTGGTTTCGGTTTAACAAGCAAAAATGAAGTTCTGATGTGTTAGTTTGGTCTTTGAGCCTTCTCAATCTATCATAAGCCATAACGCCAAATTAGTTGGGACTGGCTGgtagcataaatttttcttcttcattgtgctattttttaaataagaaattaaacTCGCTTAATTCAtattaattgaaataaaattgaattataattttattaagcatgGAATAGGAATACTAAAGTTCAGAGGCTGATtctgattatattattttattttcggTTTGAGAATCAGACTCCACTACACTCAACTGGGTGGGCGTGGGGTCGGGTCGGGTATTCTCGGGTTACAAAAATGTCtcttttgttttcattttttgttaatatttctttaattattcattaaataaaaatttgaaactttgaaaaaatGCGGTCTTTAATTTATGTCGGGTACTACAATCGACACCAACCTAAACCCGATTTTGTTAAAAGAATAACAGACCTGAACCCGTACCAGAACACCAAATTCTATGTATTTTGATGTGTtgaaatattataaaatgttaaaatatgAATGATTTTGTACAAAGTTTAAAGCTGTTATATCACTACATATTTTAATTACCatactaatattattatttattaatgatATTAtactatattaaaaaatatagtaATACTAATTTAATAAGGAATTAGGATCATAGTGTTTTATTTTTGTGTGTGTTTAGTACCATGAAATTTGGTGGGATTAGAATTGGAAGTAACATTTTAGCATTGGAAAAGATAGTGATGTTTATAAAAAGAGTGGTACCTGCCGAAGGGTGGGGATATGTTTTGGGAGGTAAGCCGTCGGACGGCAGCCTAAAAGCATAAGTAAAAACGTTAAAGGTTTTTCAATGTAGCATCTCCAGTGCTCAAGTCAGAGAATGAAAAAAATATAGAGAGTGTTTGTGTGTAAGCAACATATGTGAGCgaataaataacaccatcaaaCCTAATAATTATAAGAGAAGAGTTACCATATAATTAAAGTACTTCAATGCCTAAAACTCTAGTCTTTACAGGATTCTAAATCTCTTAAAACTCTTTTCTTGTTGGATTCTAGGTTCTTTGAATCTTATAAAAGATTGGATCAAATCTTTATGATATTCCTTCCTTAAGGATTTGTACGTCTGACTATGGGTTCATTCGATACTCGAACTCTATTGGTGAGTAATGAGCTGACACTCTCAGCTCAGGAGGTCACTATAATGAATTCCCTCGTTTGGAAAATGAGGGCATGTATTTAGGTTCGCTGGGAGGTCGGGCATGACTCGTTTAATTGTCATAATGAGTATTTGAGAGGTCGGTTGGGATGGGCTCCCAGATGACCTCCCAGTGAAACATGGTTATTGGGCTCGAAGTGAGTCCTTCCATGACCTCGAGGTTTCATCTGGCTATTGGGTATTTTAATAGATAACCTTTTACTATATCGGATGTCGAGAGTGGCTCACTTCATTCCACAAGTATCATAAGTCCCTCTTCCCAAGTCGAGCTGATGTCGAAGACCTGAAGTTCGCATAGCACGTTCTCTCGACAGACCTAAGGCTGAGGTCGAGTGAGGTGAGGACTATGACCACTTGACAAATTCACGACCTAAATTTGAAACGCAGTCTCATCATTACCTCCAACATTAAATTTTTCGTACTTCGAGACGATCTAAGATGTATTATTGGATTAAGATCAACGGTCCGATCTTGATTAGGTCTCCTTCTTTAGCTTAGCTCTGACCTTAATCTTAATCAGAACTCCCGATCCTTCTTCAGCTTTTACTTATGCAAGTATTTATTTATCGCATCCCCTAACCATTACATGTTGTTGACCTCTGAGGAGATCTACCGGGAAGTACCTCGTAGATGAGGGGATCAACTTCCACCAAGCCCCTGAGGACGACGACCCAGTTTGGAATCAACTTGGTTTTTATACAGCCAAGGAAGATTTTGTTAGATCGGGTGATTCCCCTTGGATCGAGCACTACACTTCTTGGCTAGATGCATCGGACGAGGATCTACTCTGAGCCTTATCGCATGCCTCTCGTGATTATAAGTTTTCCTCCCCCAAATCCAAGGACCGAGCCCACACTCTTCATCTTGGATATTATACCTTCTGTCAAGATCAGTTAGAGGGTGGCTTCCGATCTCCTCTGCATTCATTTTTTCAGCATCTCGGCTGTTTATTACATGATTCATCTCGGGCACTTCACTCCTAATGCCTTCGGATCCTTTGTAATTTCATAGTTATTTTTAAGGCTTTAGGTTTCGAGGTCAGCTGCTTTACTTTTTCTAATACCTACCTTGCTAAGAGGTCTGCGGATGTCTTTTTTTGCTTCTCATCTCAGTCCAACTATCTCTTATTTGATGGTGCTCTGAGCTCTAATAAATATTGGCAAAATAAGATTTTAATAGTAAAAAGGGTGTAGCTCTTCAAaagaataattaatatatagattttaaatagaaaactatttttaaattgatttgaattaatgttttcTAAATATCTAATACATGTGGGTGTGAATTAATAGtaggaaaatgatattttgtgaaatttgaaTAGAAGAATTAAAATCTATgagtaaattataaaaaaaaaattaataataaaaatgattattttctCCGTAACTCAGATTTCATGAAATTCCATGAAATATCAATCTCTTTTTTTATTCTTATCTGGTATTCGTTAAATGAAATCATCTCAGTCTCGACAACCTAGATAGTAAAAATTCATATGTTAATTAATCCAATAGCCAGATGGAATCTGGAGGTCAACCAAGGACTCATATTGGGCCCAATAACCAGATTTCACCAGTTGGTCATCTGGGAGCTTATCTTAACCGACCTCCCAGTTATGGCAATTAAGGGAGTCATGGTTGACAGCCCAGCCAACCTAACTACATACACTCAGTTTCCAAATGAGTTAATTCAGTATGCCGACCTCTCAAGCCGAGCTCTCAGGAGGGCCAATATTAACACATTACGCCCCAATAGAGTTCGTGTATAAAATGAGCCCATAGTCAGATGTACAAATCCCTTAAGTATGGAATATCATAAATATTTGATCAAATCTTATATAACATTGTGAGAATCTAGATTCTAacaagaaaataattttaagagattTAAAATCCTATAAAGACTAGAGTTTTAGTTACGAAGAACTCTACTCACATGGTTACTCTTCTCAAATAAATAAAAGGTTTGATGATATTCTTTATTCACTCACATATATTGCTTACACACAAGTACTCTctatattttttcattatcCGACTTGAACGTGTTAAAGGCTAAGGATGAAAAACCTTTCGAACCCCTTCTAATGTTCTTTCTTGTGCTTTGAGGCTACCATCCGATAAACCGAGATGACCTCCCGAAACATATTCTCGAACCTTTAGTAGGTATCACTATTTTTATCAATATTAGTTGGCACCGTCTGTGGGAAGTACAATTGAAGACGTAGATATGTCTGGACAAGGAAGAAGAACTATTCACAGAGATCATTAGGCCAATAATCATGGTAATCAATGGGGAAATTTAGCGAACCTCACTGTGGATTATCTAGCTCAGTTGATCAGGAGAATGAATATGATGCCCTTTGTCAAAACTAGGGATGTCAATGGGTCCGGGTTTTACCCAGACCCGCAATGGATCCGCATGTATGGGGTGGGTTTGGGCATACTAAATGGGTCATAGGGTGGGTCTTGGGTCCGATTTTTCAGACCCGTCCGGATATGAGGCGGGTCACGGGTTCTATAATACCCGCCCCATATCCgccccatatatatatatatatatatatatatatatatatatatatatatatatatatatatatatatatatatatatattctaggcttttagttttattaattttcatttttttagtagATCACCTCAACCATAACGATTTTAACTATTCCTATGTCAACTGTTGCATTTGAATATGCTTTTAACAATAATGGAAGAATAGTTGGTCCTCATCTTATTAGACTTAAATATTGCCTACTtactgattttatattgatttatttaaattatgttatgactTATTTTTGGAGATCTCAAGATTTTTTTGGAGAGCTAGTAActcttttttttatgtaattttttatgttgtgaaaatactttgtttgttattattaatGTGTTTGAAAACATGAATTAATTTTCCACAATTTTGTATTTAGAGGCTTGTCTGTTTCGTAATTTAGTCATGTGACaagaaatattacttttttattttaaaaacattcAGGTCTCACGGGTCTCACGGGTCTACCCGGCCTCATTTCGTATTCGAGGTGGGGTGGGTGTGAAGAATATTTAACCGGGGTGGGGTGGGTAATGGGTCAAAGTTTTTTTCATGGGGAGGGTTTTGGGTTTAGCCAAACCCGTCCCATACCTGCCCCATTGACATCTCTATACCGACCTCAcactccaccaccaccaccacctctcTCGTTGCCTCCTCCTCCGCCTTCGCTCCCTCTATCTCTTCCACATTCACCTCCTCCAGAACATTTGGAGGTCATTTTTGAAGAGATTAGAAGATTAGATCGACAAGTGGGAGGTCAGAACATACCTCTAGACAAGAAAAGACCATTATCCTAGAAATACTAAATGAAGACCTCCCCAACAATTTTTTCCAGCCAACCATAGAGTATTTTGATGGGAGCATGGATCCGGAGGAACACTTAAGGAGGTTAAACAAAGCAGCCATATTGCATATATACTCATATGGGGTAAGTGCCAAGTCTTCCTCACTACCCTTGTTGGACCAGCCCAAAAATTATTCGATCTATTGCAACCTCAGTCTATCACGAGGTTCCATAAATTCTGCACCGCTTTCGTGAAACaatgtgttaccagtaaacagtATTTAAAGACCTATTTAGGCTTATTTAATATGAATTAAAATGATTTGG contains these protein-coding regions:
- the LOC140821092 gene encoding uncharacterized protein, translating into MDISLSTAMGCIYKDPNAPVEVRVKDLLSRMTLPEKLGQMTQIERSVASPYAIKDLSIGSILSVGGSGPFENAKSLDWAEMSNNFQKLALESRLGIPLLYGTDAVHGNNNVYGATIFPHNIGLGATRDSDLARRIGAATAIEVRASGVHYTFAPCVAVCRDPRWGRSYESYGEDTQIVKNMTSIITGLQGEPPHGHPIGYPFMAGRKNVVACAKHFVGDGDTKNGINEGDTIVSYDELERIHMAPYLDCISQGVCTIMASYSSWNGEKLHSNHFLLTRILKEKLGFKGFVISDSEGLDRLSSPHGSNYRQSILSAVSAGVDMVMVPYRFQLFLEDLMHLVNSGEIPIARINDAVERILRVKFVSGLFEHSMSDESLLDAVNCESHKVIAREAVRKSLVLLKNGKDLKKPFLPLDRNAKRILVVGKHADDLGYQCGGWTATWEGKSGRITTGTTILDAIKNAVGPETEVIYEQNPSASTLIGRNYSFAIVVVGEGPYVESGGDSKDLKIHFNGAELISLVSEAIPTLIILISGRPLALEPRILEKMTALVAAWLPGSEATGIADVIFGDHEFQGRLPVTWFKNVAQIPSNAEDESYDPLFPVGFGLTSKNEVLMC
- the LOC140821087 gene encoding pentatricopeptide repeat-containing protein At2g30100, chloroplastic-like yields the protein MSSVSGITAISDLGLTFCSSSSRRISLATPKPSKLKFRSFARLSSSDNAASLFTRRNKLQDLGILKSVQLDMFVTSDGEEEMSEGFFEAIEELERMVREPSDVLEELNDKLSARELQLVLVYFAQEGRDSWCALEVFEWLKKENKVDKETLELMVSIMCTWVKKLIEEKNKVEDVVDLLVDMDCVGLKTNFSMTEKVISLYWEAGEKEDTVLFVKEVLRRGISSFPDGESEGNKGGPAGYLAWKMMEEGKYVDAAKFVIHLRESGLKPEIYSYLIAMTALVKELNEFAKALRKLKGYTKTGLIAQLNSEHVSLIEKYQEDLLAYGLLLSNWVVEEGGPSFLGMVHERLLAMYVCAGRGGEAEQQLWEMKLIGKEADADIYDIVLAICASQKEAGSVSRLLTRMEVGSSLRRKKTLSWLLRGYIKGGHFKNAADTVMKMLDQSLYPEFLDRAAVLQGLSRGIQQPGNVDTYLTLCKRLSDANLIGPCLVYIHMRRYKLWIVKML